A region of Neovison vison isolate M4711 chromosome 7, ASM_NN_V1, whole genome shotgun sequence DNA encodes the following proteins:
- the CXCR5 gene encoding C-X-C chemokine receptor type 5, which produces MNYPLTLDMDLMNYNLEDVYRELGNYSDSTESPTVENHLCSTVEGPLLTSFKAVFMPVAYGFIFLLGMMGNILVLVILERHRHTRSSTETFLFHLAVADLLLVFILPFAVVEGSVGWRLGTVLCKTVIALHKINFYCSSLLLACIAVDRYLAIVHAVHAYRHRRLLSIHITCATIWGAGCFFALPEILFAKVSQPHHNDSLPRCTFSQENRAETNAWFTSRFLYHVGGFLLPMLVMGWCYVGVVHRLCQAQRRPQRQKAVRVAILVTSVFFLCWSPYHIVIFLDTLARLKTVGYSCELNSYLSVAITMSEFLGLAHCCLNPMLYTFAGVKFRSDLSRLLTKLGCAGPASLCQLLPTWRKSSLSESENATSLTTF; this is translated from the coding sequence TACAGAGAACTAGGCAACTACAGCGACAGCACTGAGAGTCCCACAGTGGAAAATCACCTCTGCTCCACCGTCGAGGGGCCCCTCCTGACCTCCTTCAAGGCTGTGTTCATGCCGGTGGCCTATGGCTTTATCTTCCTCCTGGGTATGATGGGCAACATCCTGGTGCTGGTGATTCTGGAGCGGCACCGGCACACACGCAGTTCCACGGAGACCTTCCTGTTCCACCTGGCGGTGGCCGACCTCCTGCTGGTCTTCATCCTGCCTTTCGCCGTGGTAGAGGGCTCTGTGGGCTGGCGCCTGGGCACTGTCCTCTGCAAGACTGTGATCGCCCTGCACAAGATCAACTTCTACTGCAGCAGCCTGCTCCTGGCCTGCATCGCCGTGGACCGCTACCTAGCCATTGTCCACGCCGTCCACGCCTACCGCCACCGCCGCCTCCTCTCCATCCACATCACCTGTGCCACCATCTGGGGGGCGGGGTGCTTCTTCGCCTTGCCGGAGATCCTCTTCGCCAAAGTCAGCCAACCCCACCACAACGACTCCCTGCCCCGCTGCACCTTCTCCCAGGAGAACAGGGCTGAAACCAACGCCTGGTTCACCTCCCGCTTCCTCTACCACGTCGGAGGGTTCCTGCTGCCCATGCTGGTGATGGGCTGGTGCTACGTCGGGGTGGTGCACAGACTGTGCCAGGCCCAGCGGCGCCCTCAGAGGCAGAAGGCAGTCAGGGTGGCCATCCTGGTGACGAGCGTCTTCTTTCTCTGTTGGTCACCCTACCACATCGTCATCTTCCTGGACACCCTGGCGAGGCTGAAGACCGTGGGCTACAGCTGTGAGCTCAACAGCTACCTCTCGGTGGCCATCACCATGAGCGAGTTCCTGGGCCTGGCCCACTGCTGTCTCAATCCCATGCTCTACACTTTCGCGGGCGTGAAGTTCCGCAGCGACCTGTCGCGCCTTCTGACCAAGCTGGGCTGTGCCGGCCCCGCGTCCCTTTGCCAGTTGCTCCCCACATGGCGCAAGAGCAGCCTCTCGGAGTCCGAGAATGCCACCTCCCTCACCACCTTCTAG
- the BCL9L gene encoding B-cell CLL/lymphoma 9-like protein isoform X2, which translates to MHPENKLTNHGKTGNGGAQSQHQNVNQGPTCNLGPKGVGAGSHGAKANQISPSNSSLKNPQAGVPPFSSLKGKVKRERSVSVDSGEQREAGTPSLDSEAKEVAPRSKRRCVLERKQPYSGDEWCSGPDSEEDDKPIGATHNCNVADPAMTAPQLGPGQATQLPLSESSAPGPPHGPPPGLRPDAPGGGGGGVPGKPPSQYVYVFTTHLANTAAEAVLQGRADSILAYHQQNVPRAKLDQAPKVPPTPEPLPLSTPSAGTPQSQAPPPLPPPPPSAPSSAPPTLPSDGPPEDTSQDLTPNSVGAASTGGGAGGTHPNTPTAATTSNPLPPGGDPGGAPGPALLAEAAPTGNGQRSLVGSEGLSKEQLEHRERSLQTLRDIERLLLRSGETEPFLKGPPGGAGEGGPPAQAPPAPQQPPTAPPSGLKKYEEPLQSMISQTQSLGGPPLEHEVPGHPPGGDMGQQMNMMMQRLGQDSLTPEQVAWRKLQEEYYEEKRRKEEQIGLHGGRPLQDMMGMGGMMVRGPPPPYHSKPGDQWPPGMGAPLRGPMDVQDPMQLRGGPPFPGPRFPGNQMQRVPGFGGMQGMPMEVPMNAMQRPVRPGMGWTEDLPPMGGPSNFAQNAVPYPGGQGEAERFMTPRVREELLRHQLLEKRSMGMQRPLGMSGGAMGQGMEMERMMQAHRQMEPAMFPGQMAGGEGLAGTPMGMEFGGGRGLLSPPMGQSGLREVDPPMGPGNLNMNMNVNMNMNMNLNVQMTPQQQMLMSQKMRGPGDMMGPQGLSPEEMARVRAQNSSGGMMGGPQKMLMPSQFPNQGQQGFSGGQGPFQAMPQDMGNTQDMFSPDQSSMPMGNVGTTRLSHMPLPPASNPPGSVHSAPNRGLGRRPSDLTISINQMGSPGMGHLKSPTLSQVHSPLVTSPSANLKSPQTPSQMVPLPSANPPGPLKSPQVLSSSLSVRSPTGSPSRLKSPSVAVPSPGWVASPKTAMPSPGVPQNKQPPLNMNSSTTLGSMEQGALPPSGPRSSSSAPPANPPSSLMNPSLPFTSSPDPTPSQNPLSLMMSQMSKYAMPSSTPLYHNAIKTIATSDDELLPDRPLLPPPPPPQGSGPGISNNQPNQMHLNSAAAQSPMGMNLPGQQPLSHEPPPTMLPSPTPLGSNIPLHPNAQGTGGPPQNSMMLPPGGPDSLNAPCGPVPSSSQMMPFPPRLQQPHGAMAPSGGGGGGPGLQQHYPSSMPLPPEDLPSQPPGPIPPQQHLMGKGMAGRMGDAYPPGVLPGVASVLSDPELSEVIRPTPTGIPEFDLSRIIPSEKPSSTLQYFPKSENQPPKAQPPNLHLMNLQNMMAEQTPSRPPNLPGQQGVQRGLNMSMCHPGQMSLLGRTGVPPQQGVVPHGLHQGVMSPPQGLMTQQNFMLMKQRGVGGEVYSQPPHMLSPQGSLMGPPPQQNLMVSHPLRQRSVSLDSQMGYLPAPGSMANLPF; encoded by the exons ACTGTAATGTAGCAGACCCAGCCATGACGGCCCCACAGCTGGGTCCCGGCCAAGCCACCCAACTTCCCCTCAGCGAGAGCAGCGCTCCAGGACCCCCACATGGGCCGCCGCCTGGCCTCCGGCCGGAcgcccctgggggtgggggtgggggtgtccccGGCAAGCCTCCCTCACAGTACGTGTACGTCTTCACCACCCACCTGGCCAACAC GGCCGCCGAGGCCGTACTGCAGGGCCGGGCTGACTCCATCCTTGCCTACCACCAGCAGAATGTGCCTCGGGCCAAGCTGGACCAG GCCCCGAAAGTGCCACCTACCCCAGAGCCGCTACCGTTAAGCACGCCGTCTGCGGGCACCCCGCAGTCCCAGGCCCCTCCTCCGCTGCCACCGCCGCCCCCATCGGCCCCCAGCAGCGCTCCGCCCACTCTGCCTTCAGATGGGCCACCTGAAGACACCAGTCAGGACCTGACACCCAACTCAGTGGGAGCAGCCAGCACAGGCGGTGGCGCTGGGGGCACCCACCCTAACACCCCCACAGCCGCCACCACCAGCAACCCGCTGCCTCCGGGAGGAGACCCCGGTggtgcccctggccctgccctgctCGCAGAGGCTGCCCCCACAGGAAATGGGCAACGGAGCCTGGTGGGCTCTGAGGGCCTGTCCAAGGAGCAGCTGGAGCACCGGGAGCGTTCCCTCCAGACACTGCGGGACATAGAGCGGCTGTTGCTCCGCAGCGGGGAGACGGAGCCCTTCCTCAAGGGACCCCCAGGAGGAGCCGGCGAGGGGGGACCACCAGCACaagcccctcctgccccccagcagccccccacGGCCCCTCCCAGTGGGCTGAAAAAGTATGAGGAGCCCTTGCAATCTATGATTTCACAGACGCAGAGCCTTGGGGGACCCCCGCTGGAGCATGAGGTGCCTGGGCACCCCCCAGGCGGGGACATGGGGCAGCAGATGAACATGATGATGCAGAGGCTGGGCCAGGACAGCCTGACACCAGAGCAGGTGGCCTGGCGCAAGCTGCAGGAAGAGTACTACGAGGAGAAGCGGCGGAAGGAAGAGCAGATAGGGCTGCATGGGGGCCGCCCCCTGCAAGACATGATGGGCATGGGGGGCATGATGGTGAGGGGGCCACCGCCTCCCTACCACAGCAAGCCTGGGGATCAGTGGCCCCCCGGCATGGGTGCACCGCTGCGGGGCCCCATGGATGTCCAAGATCCCATGCAGCTCCGGGGTGGACCTCCCTTTCCCGGCCCCCGTTTCCCAGGCAACCAGATGCAACGGGTGCCTGGTTTTGGAGGCATGCAGGGGATGCCCATGGAGGTGCCCATGAATGCTATGCAGAGGCCTGTGAGGCCAGGTATGGGCTGGACCGAAGATTTGCCCCCCATGGGGGGGCCAAGTAATTTTGCCCAGAATGCCGTGCCCTACCCTGGCGGGCAGGGTGAAGCGGAGCGATTCATGACCCCCCGGGTCCGGGAGGAGCTGCTGCGGCACCAGCTGCTGGAGAAGCGGTCGATGGGCATGCAGCGCCCCCTGGGCATGTCGGGCGGTGCCATGGGGCAGGGCATGGAGATGGAGCGGATGATGCAGGCACACCGGCAGATGGAGCCGGCCATGTTTCCTGGGCAGATGGCTGGTGGCGAGGGCCTGGCAGGCACCCCCATGGGCATGGAGTTCGGTGGAGGCCGGGGCCTCCTGAGTCCCCCCATGGGGCAGTCTGGACTGAGAGAGGTGGACCCTCCCATGGGGCCGGGCAACCTCAACATGAACATGAATGTGAACATGAACATGAACATGAACTTGAATGTCCAGATGACCCCACAGCAGCAGATGCTGATGTCACAGAAGATGCGGGGCCCTGGGGACATGATGGGGCCGCAGGGCCTCAGTCCTGAGGAGATGGCCCGGGTGCGGGCCCAGAACAGCAGCGGTGGCATGATGGGTGGCCCACAGAAGATGCTTATGCCCTCGCAGTTCCCCAACCAGGGCCAGCAGGGATTCTCTGGGGGCCAGGGGCCCTTCCAAGCCATGCCCCAGGACATGGGCAATACCCAAGACATGTTCAGTCCCGACCAGAGCTCAATGCCCATGGGTAACGTGGGCACCACCCGGCTCAGCCAcatgcccctgccccctgcatcCAATCCTCCCGGGTCCGTGCATTCGGCCCCCAACCGGGGGCTGGGCAGACGGCCTTCAGACCTCACCATCAGTATTAATCAGATGGGCTCGCCTGGCATGGGGCACCTGAAGTCGCCCACCCTGAGCCAGGTGCACTCGCCCCTGGTCACCTCGCCCTCCGCCAACCTCAAGTCACCCCAGACCCCCTCACAGATGGTGCCCTTGCCTTCGGCTAACCCGCCGGGACCTCTCAAGTCGCCACAGGTCCTCAGCTCCTCCCTCAGTGTCCGTTCGCCCACTGGCTCGCCCAGCAGGCTCAAGTCTCCTTCCGTGGCGGTGCCTTCTCCCGGTTGGGTCGCCTCACCCAAGACAGCCATGCCCAGCCCTGGGGTCCCCCAGAACAAGCAGCCGCCTCTCAACATGAACTCTTCCACCACCCTGGGCAGCATGGAACAGG GTGCCCTCCCGCCTAGTGGCCCCCGGAGTAGCTCCTCAGCGCCTCCCGCCAATCCTCCCAGCAGCCTCATGAACCCCAGCCTGCCATTCACTTCCTCCCCAGACCCCACGCCTTCCCAGAACCCCCTGTCACTGATGATGTCCCAGATGTCCAAGTACGCCATGCCCAGCTCCACCCCGCTCTACCACAATGCCATCAAGACCATCGCCACCTCCGACGACGAGCTGCTGCCTGACCGACCCCTGCTCCCGCCTCCGCCACCTCCGCAGGGCTCTGGGCCAG GGATCAGCAATAACCAGCCCAACCAGATGCACCTGAACTCCGCTGCTGCCCAGAGTCCCATGGGCATGAACCTGCCAGGCCAGCAGCCCCTGTCCCATGAACCCCCGCCTACTATGTTGCCCTCCCCTACCCCTTTGGGGTCCAACATTCCACTGCACCCCAATGCGCAGGGGACAGGAGGGCCCCCTCAAAACTCGATGATGCTGCCTCCAGGGGGCCCAGACTCCCTGAATGCCCCCTGTGGCCCAGTGCCCAGCTCCTCCCAGATGATGCCCTTCCCCCCTCGGCTGCAGCAGCCCCATGGTGCCATGGCCCCCagtggaggtgggggcggggggcccgGCCTGCAGCAGCACTACCCTTCCAGCATGCCTCTGCCCCCAGAGGACCTGCCTAGCCAGCCGCCGGGCCCCATACCCCCTCAGCAGCACCTGATGGGCAAAGGCATGGCTGGGCGCATGGGCGATGCCTACCCCCCGGGCGTGCTCCCTGGGGTGGCGTCAGTGCTGAGCGACCCCGAGCTGAGCGAGGTGATCCGGCCCACCCCGACGGGGATCCCTGAATTCGACTTATCGAGGATCATCCCCTCTGAGAAGCCAAGCAGCACCCTCCAATACTTTCCCAAGAGTGAGAACCAGCCCCCCAAGGCCCAGCCCCCCAATCTGCATCTCATGAACCTGCAGAACATGATGGCGGAGCAGACCCCCTCACGGCCCCCCAACCTCCCGGGCCAGCAAGGCGTCCAGCGGGGTCTCAACATGTCTATGTGCCACCCTGGACAGATGTCCTTGCTGGGCAGGACAGGTGTGCCCCCCCAGCAGGGCGTGGTGCCCCACGGCCTGCACCAGGGAGTCATGTCCCCGCCACAAGGTCTCATGACCCAGCAGAATTTCATGCTGATgaagcagcggggggtggggggggaggtctACAGCCAGCCCCCCCACATGCTCTCCCCACAGGGCTCCCTCATGGGCCCCCCGCCCCAGCAGAACCTCATGGTGTCACACCCGCTGCGGCAGCGCAGTGTGTCTCTGGACAGTCAGATGGGCTACCTCCCAGCGCCGGGCAGCATGGCCAACCTGCCCTTCTAG